Proteins from a single region of Streptococcus mitis:
- a CDS encoding GlsB/YeaQ/YmgE family stress response membrane protein, with product MLGSMFVGLLVGLLAGALTNRGERMGCFGKMFLGWIGAFIGHLLFGTWGPIIAGTAIIPAVLGSMIVLAIFWRRGS from the coding sequence ATGTTAGGAAGTATGTTCGTTGGTCTCCTAGTGGGACTCTTGGCAGGTGCTTTGACCAATCGTGGAGAACGTATGGGATGTTTTGGAAAAATGTTTCTCGGTTGGATTGGTGCCTTTATAGGCCACTTGCTTTTTGGGACTTGGGGACCGATAATAGCAGGAACTGCCATTATTCCGGCAGTACTAGGTTCCATGATTGTCTTAGCGATTTTCTGGAGACGAGGAAGTTAA
- a CDS encoding pseudouridine synthase — MRLDKFLVACAVGSRTEVKNMLKTGRVTVNGKKEKSAKLQIDEKIDEIRFDGQVLEYEEFVYYMMNKPQGVISATEDPKHRTVLDLLDDLARSKEVFPVGRLDIDTHGLLLLTNDGQLAHALLSPKRHVDKTYLAQVKGIMTQGDVETFAEGIPLKDFTCQPAKLELVSIDTEKNQSQIRVTIAEGKFHQVKRMVAYCGKEVVDLQRLTMGTLVLDENLERGEWRRLTKEELEVLRAGIV; from the coding sequence ATGAGATTAGATAAATTTTTAGTTGCCTGCGCTGTAGGGAGCCGGACAGAGGTCAAAAACATGCTCAAGACTGGGCGCGTGACTGTAAATGGTAAAAAAGAGAAATCAGCTAAATTGCAGATTGATGAAAAAATAGATGAGATTCGCTTTGATGGGCAAGTGTTGGAGTATGAAGAGTTTGTCTACTATATGATGAACAAGCCCCAAGGTGTTATTTCAGCGACTGAGGATCCTAAGCACAGAACCGTTCTGGACTTGTTGGATGACTTGGCGCGTAGCAAGGAAGTTTTCCCAGTAGGACGCTTGGATATTGACACGCATGGCCTTTTGCTCTTGACCAATGATGGTCAGCTGGCTCATGCTCTTCTTTCGCCCAAGCGTCATGTGGACAAGACTTATCTTGCACAAGTCAAGGGAATCATGACCCAAGGAGATGTGGAGACATTTGCTGAGGGTATTCCTCTCAAAGACTTTACTTGTCAACCCGCTAAACTGGAGCTTGTGTCTATAGATACAGAAAAGAATCAAAGCCAAATCCGTGTGACCATTGCAGAAGGGAAGTTCCATCAGGTCAAACGAATGGTTGCCTATTGCGGCAAGGAAGTAGTAGACTTGCAACGTTTGACTATGGGAACTTTAGTCTTGGATGAGAACTTAGAACGAGGAGAATGGCGTCGCTTGACCAAAGAAGAATTAGAAGTTCTCCGTGCTGGTATTGTTTAA
- the pepC gene encoding aminopeptidase C encodes MNAIQESFTDKLFANYEANVKYQAIENAASHNGIFAALERRQSHVDNTPVFSLDLTRDKVTNQKASGRCWMFAALNTFRHKLISQYKLENFELSQAHTFFWDKYEKSNWFLEQVIATADQDLTSRKVKFLLQTPQQDGGQWDMVVSLFEKYGVVPKSVYPESVSSSSSRELNAILNKLLRQDAQILRDLLASGADKATVQSKKEDLLQEIFNFLAMSLGLPPRKFDFAYRDKDNNYQSEKGITPQEFYKKYVNLPLEDYVSVINAPTADKPYGKSYTVEMLGNVVGSREVRYINVPMERLKELAIAQMQAGETVWFGSDVGQLSNRKAGILATDVYDFESSMDIKLIQDKAGRLDYSESLMTHAMVLTGVDLDENGKSTKWKVENSWGDKVGTDGYFVASDAWMDEYTYQIVVRKELLTAEEQAAYEAEPIVLAPWDPMGALAE; translated from the coding sequence ATGAACGCGATTCAAGAATCATTTACTGATAAACTATTTGCCAACTATGAAGCAAATGTCAAATACCAAGCAATTGAAAATGCTGCTAGTCATAACGGAATTTTTGCAGCCCTAGAACGTCGCCAAAGCCATGTAGACAATACGCCTGTTTTCTCATTGGATTTGACCAGGGACAAGGTCACTAACCAGAAGGCTTCTGGTCGTTGCTGGATGTTCGCAGCCCTCAACACCTTTCGCCACAAACTCATCTCGCAATACAAATTGGAAAATTTTGAGTTATCACAGGCCCACACATTCTTCTGGGACAAGTATGAGAAATCAAACTGGTTCTTGGAGCAAGTCATTGCGACTGCAGACCAAGATTTGACGAGCCGTAAGGTTAAATTCCTACTTCAAACTCCACAACAAGATGGCGGTCAATGGGATATGGTCGTTTCTCTCTTTGAGAAATACGGTGTCGTGCCTAAGTCAGTTTACCCTGAGTCTGTTTCATCTAGTAGCAGCCGTGAGTTAAATGCCATTCTCAACAAATTGCTTCGTCAAGATGCTCAAATCTTGCGTGACTTGCTTGCTTCTGGTGCTGACAAAGCGACTGTTCAATCTAAGAAAGAAGACCTCTTGCAAGAAATTTTTAACTTCCTTGCTATGTCATTGGGTCTTCCGCCACGTAAATTTGACTTTGCTTATCGCGATAAAGATAACAACTACCAAAGTGAAAAGGGCATTACACCACAAGAGTTTTACAAGAAATATGTCAATCTTCCTCTAGAAGACTATGTTTCTGTTATCAATGCCCCAACTGCTGATAAACCATACGGTAAATCGTACACAGTTGAGATGTTGGGGAATGTCGTTGGTAGCCGCGAGGTTCGTTATATCAACGTTCCAATGGAGCGCTTGAAAGAATTGGCGATTGCCCAAATGCAAGCAGGTGAGACTGTTTGGTTTGGTTCTGATGTCGGCCAGCTCAGCAACCGTAAAGCTGGAATTCTTGCGACAGATGTTTATGACTTTGAATCAAGCATGGATATTAAACTCATTCAAGACAAGGCTGGACGTTTGGACTACAGTGAGAGCTTGATGACCCACGCTATGGTCTTGACAGGTGTGGATTTGGACGAAAATGGGAAATCAACTAAGTGGAAGGTTGAAAACTCATGGGGAGACAAGGTCGGTACAGATGGTTACTTTGTTGCCTCAGATGCTTGGATGGACGAATACACTTACCAAATCGTTGTTCGCAAAGAATTGCTGACAGCCGAAGAACAAGCTGCCTATGAAGCAGAACCAATCGTACTTGCACCATGGGATCCAATGGGAGCCTTGGCAGAATAA
- a CDS encoding PTS system mannose/fructose/sorbose family transporter subunit IID, whose protein sequence is MTEKLQLSKSDRKKVWWRSQFLQGSWNYERMQNLGWAYSLIPAIKKLYTTKEDQAAALERHLEFFNTHPYVAAPIMGVTLALEEERANGVEIDDAAIQGVKIGMMGPLAGIGDPVFWFTVRPILGALGASLAASGNLVGPLLFFFGWNAIRMAFLWYTQEFGYKAGSEITKDMSGGILKDITKGASILGMFILAVLVQRWVSINFTVNLPGKQLAEGAYINFPEGPVSGAELKGILGQALGGLSLDKIQPQTLQSQLNSLIPGLMGLLLTFLCMWLLKKKVSPISIILALFAVGIAARFFGIM, encoded by the coding sequence ATGACTGAAAAACTTCAATTATCAAAATCAGATCGTAAAAAAGTTTGGTGGCGTTCACAATTCCTTCAAGGTTCTTGGAACTACGAGCGTATGCAAAACTTGGGTTGGGCTTATTCATTGATCCCAGCTATCAAAAAATTGTACACTACTAAAGAAGACCAAGCTGCTGCTCTTGAGCGTCACCTTGAGTTCTTCAACACTCACCCATACGTAGCTGCTCCAATCATGGGAGTTACTCTTGCACTTGAAGAAGAACGTGCGAACGGTGTTGAAATCGACGACGCTGCTATCCAAGGGGTTAAAATCGGTATGATGGGACCTCTTGCTGGTATCGGTGACCCAGTATTCTGGTTTACAGTTCGTCCTATCCTTGGAGCTCTTGGTGCATCACTTGCTGCATCTGGTAACTTGGTTGGTCCACTTCTCTTCTTCTTCGGATGGAATGCGATCCGTATGGCCTTCCTATGGTACACACAAGAGTTTGGTTACAAGGCTGGTTCTGAAATCACTAAAGACATGTCTGGTGGTATCTTGAAAGACATCACTAAAGGTGCTTCTATCCTTGGTATGTTCATCCTTGCCGTTCTTGTACAACGTTGGGTATCGATTAACTTCACTGTTAACCTTCCTGGTAAACAATTGGCTGAAGGTGCCTACATCAACTTCCCAGAAGGTCCTGTATCAGGTGCTGAATTGAAAGGTATCCTTGGTCAAGCACTTGGTGGATTGAGCCTAGATAAGATTCAACCACAAACCCTTCAAAGTCAGTTGAACTCATTGATTCCAGGATTGATGGGACTTCTCCTTACTTTCCTTTGCATGTGGTTGCTTAAGAAAAAAGTATCACCTATCTCAATCATCCTTGCACTCTTTGCAGTAGGTATCGCAGCTCGTTTCTTCGGTATCATGTAA